Genomic DNA from Bacillus oleivorans:
CATAGACGGTTGTATCATAGACACCAACAATTGTTGCAGTGGCACCCCTCATACCTTCCATATGATCAGTCTCGAGAATTGCCTGGCTTCCCACCTCATAGGCTGGATTTTCGGCTTCTTGTAAACCTTCAGGAACTTCTCCCGAGCTGGAATGGTTCATATCGCCATGGTCACCATGATTAGTTCCTTCACTTTCCTCCGAGTTTTCCATATCCCCTTGGTCCATACTTTCATCATCGGTGTTCGCACAAGCTCCAAGGAATAAGAGCAGAGCAATCATAAATGATAGTCTGGCTACGTTTTTTAACATATAGATTACCTCCTTTGTCGTTTGAAAATAGCATATAAAGAAAATGTGCAGAAAATATGGAGAAACTTGAAAAGGACTAAAATATAGCTGCAATAATCTGTTTACCCATTTACTGTTTTTTTATCCTTTATGGGGGTAAATTGAATTTTACTTTAAAATTTTAAATTAAATAAGCGTTATAAATCTGTAATAATAAGGTATAACGCTTTTTTGAATTTTTAAAACTCTAGAATCTGATATAACTCAGGGAGTTCCTTGATTTCATAGGTGGGAATCATATCAGTATGGTTCGGCTTTCTCATTGGATTAAACCAGCACGTATCCAGACCGGCTAAATATCCGCCTTTTATATCCGAACTTAAGGAATCACCAATGATTAAACCCTGTTCTGCAGAAAAATCAGGAATTCGTGCAAATACATAATCAAAAAACTGCTTCATAGGCTTTTGATAGCCGGTATCCTCTGAAACAAAATTATCTTTAAATAATGGATGCAGTCCTGAATTTTTAAGACGTTTATATTGAGTTTGGGAAACTCCATTCGTTACAACGAATAAATCATAGTGATCTTGTAGTTTTGAGATTAACTCGAGTGCCCCGTCTATCAGCTGATGGCCCTCTTCTAAGTATCGGCGATAGTTTGTTTCTATCAAAGCCCCATCTATCTCTATACCGTGCTCTTTAAATAAAAGGGAAAAGCGGGTATTCACGACTTCATCCCGATCTATTTTTCCATCTTCATAGGCTTTCCAAAGTGATTGGTTTATTTTTTGATAATCTACTTTGATTTCAGGAGTTAACTGTAAATTTTGATCCTTGAAAAGGGATTGTAAGGCTGTGTTTTCCGCGGCGTTAAAATCAAGTAAAGTATCGTCTAAATCAAAAAATAAAGTTTGGTATTTTTTCATGGGGCACCTCTCCGTTCTCTATTTTCTTCTAGTATAGCAAACTTTAAATAACATCAACTTTTTCATATTGAGCTTTGAAATATTAGAGGATTTTCTTTTATTCTATTCAAATATACTTGTATAGTTTATTATCAGATGGACTTAAAGAATACATGGGAAACGGGGTAAAAAAATGGCTCAAAATGCTTCACAAACGATTCCTCACTATTATGACTTATATCGATATTGTTCAATGTTAACAGGAACAAGGTGGGATGGTGAGGATTTGCTGCAAGAAACGATTATTAAAGTACTAAATCGGTTTTCGAATCTGGAACAGGCCAACATTTCAAAAGCGTATCTCTTTCGTATCGCTACTAATACCTGGATTGATTATTGTCGTAAAAATAAAATCAATGTTGAATTATTTGATGAGGGTCTTCATTCTCTTGAAGATAAAACATCATTACATATAAGAGAATCAATCGAAAGCTTGGTTCACCATTTACCTCCGAAAAGTGCAGCGATTATTCTGCTCGTTGATGTATTCCAATTTACAGCGAAAGAGACAGCTGACATGCTTGGTGATATGAATGAAGGGGCTGTTAAGACAGCGGTGCGGAGGGCAAGGCTGAAGTTGGCAAATGTAGAACGGGATGTAAAACATCAAGTTAACCAAAAAGCTAATGAAATCAATATTCACAGGCTAATTTGTGAATTTTCTGATGCGATTCGGACTCAAGAGCCCTTTGCCATTGTGGAGGCATATAAAGCACTTCAATCGATTGGTGTGCAAGTGGAGCGTAAGAAAGCAGCAAATCGCATATTTTTTACCTTTACAGACCCTGAAGGAAATATAT
This window encodes:
- a CDS encoding RNA polymerase sigma factor; translation: MAQNASQTIPHYYDLYRYCSMLTGTRWDGEDLLQETIIKVLNRFSNLEQANISKAYLFRIATNTWIDYCRKNKINVELFDEGLHSLEDKTSLHIRESIESLVHHLPPKSAAIILLVDVFQFTAKETADMLGDMNEGAVKTAVRRARLKLANVERDVKHQVNQKANEINIHRLICEFSDAIRTQEPFAIVEAYKALQSIGVQVERKKAANRIFFTFTDPEGNILMVSN
- a CDS encoding YjjG family noncanonical pyrimidine nucleotidase, whose protein sequence is MKKYQTLFFDLDDTLLDFNAAENTALQSLFKDQNLQLTPEIKVDYQKINQSLWKAYEDGKIDRDEVVNTRFSLLFKEHGIEIDGALIETNYRRYLEEGHQLIDGALELISKLQDHYDLFVVTNGVSQTQYKRLKNSGLHPLFKDNFVSEDTGYQKPMKQFFDYVFARIPDFSAEQGLIIGDSLSSDIKGGYLAGLDTCWFNPMRKPNHTDMIPTYEIKELPELYQILEF
- a CDS encoding YdhK family protein produces the protein MLKNVARLSFMIALLLFLGACANTDDESMDQGDMENSEESEGTNHGDHGDMNHSSSGEVPEGLQEAENPAYEVGSQAILETDHMEGMRGATATIVGVYDTTVYAVSYTPTTGGERVENHKWVIHEELQDAGEEPFKPGDEVVLKASHMEGMEGATAVIDSAEQMAVYMVDYTPATGGEEVKNHKWVTESELSPVE